In a single window of the Acyrthosiphon pisum isolate AL4f chromosome X, pea_aphid_22Mar2018_4r6ur, whole genome shotgun sequence genome:
- the LOC103309271 gene encoding uncharacterized protein LOC103309271, translating to MEIIKKKLLNKRKLIEKKRSAHTKDLIEKLNEFVIKTQLALLEDAFTSYMGIHEQLADLEEDEKQQEHIDKLMEVSNTYVTLKADFLESLSNLTISENRQTVQQNIRLPPINLTQFGGNLEEWYSFKDQFETMVHKNKDINNTEKMYYLKTNLIGQAATVISSLSSDATNYTEAWKSVVSRYDNKYLVFQIRMHHLFSQPAAQQESAIALKNLIDCTNKHVRALQALGRPTKYWDDILVHLVSTKLPPEMRKTWEIDSTSYVNFPTWHNLSEFIENRVHALEVIQFRHGPSKPKTTTKTVSHATMVRQQDSKPSCQVCSLPHSIYKCSMFMKASVEEQRTLALKSSLCWNCLRPGHQKKQCTMDKVCNVCQAKHHTLLHLPEATVDIVT from the coding sequence atggaaataataaaaaaaaagctccTCAACAAGAGGAAATTAATCGAGAAGAAACGAAGTGCTCATACTAAGGATCTGATTGAAAAACTAAATGAATTTGTCATAAAAACCCAATTAGCGCTGCTCGAAGATGCATTCACATCATACATGGGTATACATGAGCAGTTAGCCGATCTAGAGGAAGATGAAAAACAACAAGAACACATAGACAAGCTGATGGAAGTGTCTAACACATATGTTACACTGAAGGCCGATTTTTTAGAATCATTGTCAAATCTAACTATCAGTGAAAACAGGCAAACTGTTCAACAAAACATTCGGCTACCACCAATCAACTTAACACAATTTGGAGGTAATTTAGAAGAGTGGTATTCGTTTAAAGATCAATTTGAAACGATGGTACATAAAAACAAAGACATAAACAACACCGAGAAAATGTACTATCTGAAAACGAATTTAATAGGACAAGCTGCTACGGTCATATCATCACTGTCGTCGGATGCAACTAATTACACAGAAGCGTGGAAGTCTGTTGTAAGTAGATATGATAACAAGTACTTGGTGTTTCAAATACGCATGCATCATTTGTTCTCACAACCAGCTGCTCAGCAGGAGTCTGCAATTGCATTAAAAAACCTAATTGATTGCACCAACAAACATGTGAGGGCATTACAAGCATTAGGACGTCCTACCAAGTATTGGGATGACATACTTGTTCATCTGGTGTCTACAAAGCTGCCACCTGAGATGAGGAAGACTTGGGAAATTGATTCGACCAGCTATGTTAACTTTCCCACATGGCACAATTTGAGTGAGTTCATAGAGAATCGAGTTCATGCTCTTGAGGTCATACAGTTTAGGCATGGTCCTAGTAAGCCAAAGACAACAACAAAAACTGTTTCACATGCTACTATGGTAAGACAACAGGACAGTAAGCCATCTTGTCAAGTATGTTCATTACCACATAGCATATACAAATGTTCCATGTTCATGAAAGCTAGTGTCGAAGAACAACGAACGTTAGCTCTGAAGTCATCACTGTGTTGGAACTGTCTGCGTCCAGGCCATCAGAAAAAACAATGTACGATGGATA
- the LOC103309253 gene encoding zinc finger MYM-type protein 1-like yields the protein MDFSEDSSSSSDDEDLFDLALIIAFPRPTETTTTVSVSISTVEKEIQKLKPIVDDLGTLVSGPAQPILNSYPKSKFGLQNRSFNSSYFAKHDWLEYSIALDAIFCYACRIFSDGRTQYEDVFTVSGFKNWKKLSGSRGANKNKACKLEAHSFAQFHLTCMTSKWKAHQNTQITGSVHAQLSTQHKLLVESNRKYMSTLIDIALLLASQGLALRGHDESLNSLNQGNFKEICKLLSKNNSEFNKIYSSPTNYTSHLMQDELLHLCADDVRQKIIEEVEITGMFGLMCDEARCFKEEQMAVCIRYTVGLDVFERFLGFINTSEKQDAESLYCHILKYFKHCSLNKAQIVSYDGANVMAEKFNGIQAKIKNTFPYAIFTHCMAHRMNLETRNVFNTLEALYVHFSYPTKNKKLIDMQAKLLIKNKSIIRLSDTRWNCRYRNCEAVLNSYGCIIDILKDEIENEVDKSVNESIEKTATLGKANDMIKGVIQSLKEARSNEGFNEIWKNIQNFAEKYNLSLEIAYEKENKYESNLLQGFVLSTTTGAECQSTESDSVEIHFRVNAYFKTLDAVIVNMEKRFSTESLQMASAVDNFLKLNFNESKFFIEHYQDLLGISKQDLRSEMTVAKNLTITLPISSSTCERSFSAMRRLKTSMLQNRFNTISILNIEKDIVKHIDNDSIIKKFARKNRTIVLQ from the exons CTACAGAAACTACCACTACAGTGAGTGTAAGTATTTCCACGGTTGAAAAGGAAATACAAAAACTTAAGCCTATTGTGGATGATCTGGGAACATTAGTTTCTGGACCGGCCCAGCcaatattaaat TCTTATCCAAAATCTAAATTTGGCTTACAAAATCGCAGCTTTAACTCATCTTACTTTGCTAAACATGATTGGCTTGAATATAGTATTGCATTAGATGCTATTTTTTGTTATGCTTGCCGTATTTTTAGTGATGGTAGAACACAATATGAAGATGTATTTACTGTCTCTggttttaaaaattggaaaaaa TTAAGTGGGTCAAGAGgggctaataaaaataaagcttgTAAATTAGAAGCCCATTCTTTTGCTCAATTTCATTTAACGTGCATGACGTCCAAGTGGAAAGCTCATCAAAATACTCAAATTACAGGAAGTGTTCATGCCCAATTATCAACCCAGCATAAATTACTTGTAGAAAGCAATAGAAAATATATGAGTACACTTATTGATATAGCATTATTGTTAGCTAGTCAAGGTTTGGCTTTAAGGGGGCACGATGAAAGTTTAAACTCCTTAAACCAAG GAAACTTTAAAGAAATTTGTAAATTACTCTCTAAAAATAAttcagaatttaataaaatatattctagtcCCACCAACTACACAAGTCATTTAATGCAAGATgagttattacatttatgtgCTGATGATGTAAggcaaaaaataatagaagaaGTTGAAATTACTGGAATGTTTGGGTTGATGTGTGATGAAGCAAG atGTTTCAAAGAAGAGCAAATGGCTGTTTGCATACGTTACACAGTTGGATTAGATGTATTCGAAAGGTTTTTAGGTTTTATCAATACTTCTGAAAAACAAGATGCTGAAAGTCTTTATTGTCATattcttaaatactttaaacACTGCAGTTTAAATAAGGCTCAAATTGTTTCTTATGACGGTGCCAATGTAATGGCAGAAAAATTTAATGGTATtcaagcaaaaataaaaaacaccttTCCCTATGCTATATTCACACATTGCATGGCACATAGGATGAACCTA GAAAccagaaatgtatttaatactttGGAAGCTTTATATGTTCACTTTTCATatccaacaaaaaataaaaaactaattgatATGCaagcaaaattattaataaaaaataagtccATTATACGGTTGAGTGATACCAGATGGAATTGCAGATATAGAAACTGTGAAGCTGTATTAAATAGTTATGGgtgtattattgatatactaAAAGACGAAATTGAAAATGAAGTTGATAAAAGTGTTAATGAATcaatag AAAAAACTGCTACATTGGGAAAGGCAAATGATATGATAAAAGGAGTTATACAAAGTCTAAAAGAGGCAAGATCAAATGAGGGATTTAATGAGATATGgaaaaacattcaaaattttgctgaaaaatataacttatctTTGGAAATTGCCTATGAAAAAGAAAACaa ataTGAATCAAATTTACTTCAAGGTTTTGTTTTGTCGACAACCACTGGTGCAGAATGTCAGTCTACTGAATCTGACTCAGTTGAAATTCATTTTAGAGTTAATGCTTATTTCAAAACTTTGGATGCTGTTATAGTTAACATGGAAAAAAGATTTTCAACTGAGAGTTTACAAATGGCTTCTGCAGTtgataatttcttaaaattaaactttaatgaGAGTAAATTCTTTATTGAACATTATCag gactTGTTGGGCATATCTAAACAAGATTTAAGATCAGAAATGACAGTTgccaaaaatt TGACGATCACTCTTCCAATTAGTTCATCAACATGTGAGCGTTCTTTTTCGGCAATGAGACGCTTAAAAACATCTATGCTTCAAAATCGTTTCAACACAatttcaatacttaatattgaaaaggatattgtaaaacatattgACAATGACTCCATCATCAAAAAATTTGCAAGAAAAAATAGAACAATtgtgttacaataa